A window of Campylobacter cuniculorum DSM 23162 = LMG 24588 contains these coding sequences:
- a CDS encoding FTR1 family iron permease produces the protein MKILYLILFFLSFSFARVDDFIAEAQAIKEMLKQSVELYKKGDSAGAKKMSEDAYFQRFENMEGAIGRNIGRKAITMERKFTNLRRMYKEHSPLEQVNALVDSLIYDLNEVAPILQKGFRLSAQASDLNYDKEKAALSSIEENKKREAQAEELIAQMMGVSPDELAQTNKNSNQNLNENSNANAVDNDLQAAAAMDARLQFILDNISTKFSEAASAFKSGQKEESKKFLQNALFEDYRNTKIEVLVNQFTTAGNDQKIQQGIRNLIRQINDENMSEKTLRENLDHIEEQLFDSFLQIPKEELNALKIKGFKDENVGKDYSKVSKDIELALNEILQNYEGFSASIIDDLQNVYLDIFEASGMESKIGAVDSNLKLKIEALFSKGVALIKASADKTELQLCFKELNALIDSSVDKIVDSSPYSLFIWALGIILREGLEALIIIVAIVSYLVQSGNKNRLNIVYSALLSGVVLSFITAFAVAWLFKENSGQSRELIEGITMLIAVCLLFYVGFWLLSNALNKKWENLIKNETLKAISSNSAKALWLTTFLAVYREGAETVLFYQALLFDSKTSADYSAVFIGLALGLLALIVLYYLLKAGAIRLPIKQFFFITSYIIFYMVFVFTGKGFAELIEGKIITPSFLSVEFEPILWLGIYPYYQTLIPQILVLILLVSGILITKQLSKKEKIW, from the coding sequence ATGAAAATTTTATATTTGATTCTATTTTTTTTAAGTTTTTCTTTCGCAAGAGTTGATGATTTTATTGCTGAAGCACAAGCCATTAAAGAGATGTTGAAACAAAGTGTTGAACTCTATAAAAAGGGTGATTCGGCTGGGGCAAAAAAGATGAGCGAAGACGCTTATTTTCAACGCTTTGAAAATATGGAAGGTGCAATAGGCAGAAATATAGGACGCAAAGCCATCACAATGGAACGCAAATTCACAAATTTAAGAAGAATGTATAAAGAGCATTCTCCTCTTGAACAAGTCAATGCCCTTGTGGATAGTTTGATTTATGATTTAAACGAGGTTGCTCCTATCTTGCAAAAGGGTTTTCGTTTGAGTGCGCAAGCGAGTGATTTAAATTATGATAAAGAAAAAGCTGCTTTATCCTCCATAGAGGAAAACAAAAAAAGAGAGGCACAGGCTGAAGAGCTGATTGCTCAAATGATGGGAGTGAGCCCCGATGAATTAGCTCAAACAAATAAAAATTCAAATCAAAATTTGAATGAAAACTCAAATGCAAATGCGGTTGATAATGACTTACAAGCTGCTGCGGCAATGGATGCAAGACTTCAATTTATCTTAGATAATATCAGCACAAAATTTTCAGAAGCGGCAAGTGCTTTTAAAAGCGGACAAAAAGAAGAGAGTAAGAAATTCTTGCAAAATGCTTTATTTGAGGATTATCGTAACACAAAAATCGAAGTACTTGTCAATCAATTCACCACCGCAGGAAATGACCAAAAAATTCAGCAAGGCATAAGAAATCTTATAAGACAAATCAATGATGAAAATATGAGCGAGAAAACACTAAGAGAAAATTTAGACCACATAGAAGAGCAACTTTTTGATAGCTTTTTGCAAATTCCAAAAGAGGAGCTTAATGCACTGAAAATCAAAGGCTTTAAAGATGAAAACGTGGGCAAGGATTATTCTAAGGTTTCAAAAGATATTGAACTTGCTTTGAATGAAATTTTACAAAATTATGAGGGCTTTAGTGCTTCGATTATCGATGATTTGCAAAATGTGTATTTGGATATTTTTGAAGCGAGTGGAATGGAAAGCAAAATCGGTGCAGTGGATAGCAATTTAAAACTTAAAATTGAAGCCTTATTTTCTAAAGGCGTTGCACTCATTAAAGCAAGTGCTGATAAAACAGAACTTCAGCTGTGTTTTAAAGAACTCAATGCTTTGATTGATTCTAGTGTGGATAAGATTGTAGATTCTTCGCCTTATTCGCTTTTCATTTGGGCTTTAGGCATCATTTTAAGAGAGGGTTTAGAAGCTTTAATCATCATCGTTGCTATCGTGTCTTATCTTGTGCAAAGTGGCAATAAAAATCGGCTTAATATCGTATATTCAGCTCTTTTGAGTGGGGTTGTTTTAAGCTTTATCACTGCTTTTGCTGTCGCTTGGCTGTTTAAAGAAAATTCTGGGCAAAGCAGAGAACTCATAGAGGGTATTACAATGCTAATTGCTGTGTGTTTGCTATTTTATGTCGGTTTTTGGCTTTTGTCAAATGCTTTAAACAAAAAATGGGAAAATCTCATCAAAAATGAAACCTTAAAAGCCATTTCTAGCAATTCCGCAAAAGCCCTTTGGCTTACGACTTTTTTAGCTGTTTATAGAGAGGGGGCTGAAACTGTGCTTTTCTATCAAGCTTTACTTTTTGATTCTAAAACAAGTGCGGATTATAGTGCAGTTTTTATAGGACTTGCGCTTGGACTTTTAGCTTTGATTGTGCTTTATTATCTTTTAAAAGCCGGAGCTATAAGACTTCCTATCAAGCAATTTTTCTTTATCACTTCTTATATTATCTTTTATATGGTTTTTGTCTTTACGGGCAAGGGTTTTGCAGAGCTTATAGAAGGAAAAATCATCACCCCGAGCTTTTTAAGCGTAGAATTTGAGCCGATTTTATGGCTTGGGATTTATCCTTATTATCAAACCCTTATCCCTCAAATTTTGGTTTTAATCTTGCTGGTTTCTGGCATATTGATAACAAAACAACTTTCAAAAAAGGAGAAAATATGGTAA
- a CDS encoding iron transporter: MVKFLSMVSASVILATSAFAGEVPIGDPKELNGMEIAAVYLQPIEMEPRGIDLAASLADIHLEADIHAVKNNPNGFPEGFWIPYLTIAYELKNTDTGAIKRGTLMPMVADDGPHYGANVAMEKDKNGGFGVGNYELTYYISNPEKQGFGRHVDEETGVGKWFEPFKVDYKFKYTGTPK, translated from the coding sequence ATGGTAAAATTTTTATCAATGGTGAGTGCGAGTGTCATTCTTGCGACGAGTGCATTTGCGGGTGAAGTACCGATTGGCGACCCAAAAGAGCTTAATGGCATGGAGATTGCAGCAGTTTATTTGCAACCGATTGAAATGGAGCCTAGAGGTATTGATTTAGCGGCTTCTTTAGCAGACATTCACTTAGAAGCAGACATTCATGCTGTTAAAAACAATCCAAATGGCTTTCCCGAAGGCTTTTGGATTCCTTATCTTACGATAGCTTATGAGCTTAAAAATACAGATACAGGGGCTATTAAAAGAGGAACTTTAATGCCTATGGTCGCTGATGATGGTCCTCATTATGGGGCAAATGTTGCTATGGAAAAAGATAAAAATGGCGGATTTGGTGTTGGAAATTATGAACTGACTTATTATATTTCAAATCCCGAAAAACAAGGTTTTGGACGCCATGTTGATGAAGAAACAGGGGTTGGAAAATGGTTTGAACCTTTTAAGGTGGATTATAAATTCAAATACACCGGCACTCCAAAATAA
- a CDS encoding Fe-S-containing protein encodes MSLYFVHFFSCALPLSVMISLTSKKFKHIFKQFLAIFLGFLFAYFAFFIAASFLQTQNLIFNINFIFVFCLFLCFVFYFWQKFEILSLIFSFILSFCVALQYDFLSQDFPIFSASLLDSQALISLGFIFLALGICILIFFFLRLQKNSLASFILLVLVVFLESDKILAQILLTLMRENFISTYDFLLSFVAKSLYFSAYNVYLYLVFIAILAFLSLKMRVKNIQKKEFLDIDFRKNIAYNAFIYRYFSAVLFCVLLSLSVLSYFHLISSKPLKIDEPTEIMPNDEGLFVFDMSQFRDNKLHRYAYVSKQGKVIRFFILNKREDRDSPVAVFDACMICGDMGYIKKDGELICISCNVRIFLPSVGKLGGCNPIPLEFKFDGQKIIIALKDVEAGSNYFNQIKEIEVTDPVSKEKLINLKAPFSYSYKGIIYYFATEKNYEEFKTDPEKYTDEDKQAHFMIQRRNDAH; translated from the coding sequence ATGAGTTTGTATTTTGTGCATTTTTTTAGTTGTGCTTTGCCTTTAAGCGTGATGATAAGCTTAACTTCTAAAAAGTTTAAACATATTTTTAAACAATTTTTAGCGATATTTTTGGGCTTTTTATTTGCTTATTTTGCTTTTTTTATCGCGGCATCTTTTCTGCAAACGCAAAATTTAATTTTTAATATCAATTTTATCTTTGTATTTTGTTTATTCTTGTGTTTTGTTTTTTATTTTTGGCAAAAATTTGAAATTCTCTCCTTGATTTTTAGCTTTATACTAAGTTTTTGTGTCGCTTTACAATATGATTTTCTCTCGCAAGATTTTCCTATTTTTAGTGCTTCTTTACTCGATAGTCAAGCTTTGATTTCTTTGGGTTTTATCTTTCTTGCTCTAGGAATTTGTATCTTAATTTTCTTTTTTTTAAGGTTGCAAAAAAATTCTTTAGCAAGTTTTATATTGCTTGTACTTGTCGTATTTTTAGAATCGGATAAAATTTTAGCTCAAATACTTTTAACCTTGATGAGAGAAAATTTTATCTCTACTTATGATTTTCTTTTAAGCTTTGTAGCAAAAAGCTTATATTTTAGTGCTTATAATGTTTATTTGTATCTTGTTTTTATTGCAATTTTAGCTTTTTTAAGTCTTAAAATGCGTGTGAAAAACATTCAAAAAAAAGAATTTTTAGACATTGATTTTCGTAAAAATATCGCTTATAATGCCTTTATTTATCGCTATTTTTCTGCTGTGCTTTTTTGTGTTTTACTTTCTTTAAGTGTGCTTTCGTATTTTCATCTTATTAGCTCTAAACCTCTTAAAATAGACGAACCGACAGAAATTATGCCTAATGATGAAGGGCTTTTTGTCTTTGATATGAGTCAATTTAGAGACAATAAACTCCACCGCTATGCTTATGTGAGCAAACAAGGTAAGGTGATAAGATTTTTTATATTAAATAAAAGAGAGGATAGGGATTCTCCTGTGGCTGTATTTGATGCGTGTATGATTTGTGGAGATATGGGCTATATCAAAAAAGATGGAGAACTCATTTGTATTTCTTGCAATGTGAGAATTTTTTTACCAAGTGTAGGAAAATTAGGAGGTTGCAATCCCATACCTCTCGAATTTAAATTTGATGGACAAAAAATCATCATCGCTTTAAAAGATGTCGAGGCGGGTTCAAATTATTTTAATCAAATTAAAGAAATTGAAGTAACAGACCCGGTTTCAAAAGAAAAACTCATCAATCTTAAAGCCCCTTTTTCTTATAGTTATAAAGGGATTATTTATTATTTTGCGACTGAAAAAAATTACGAGGAATTTAAAACAGACCCGGAGAAATACACAGATGAAGACAAACAGGCTCATTTTATGATACAAAGGCGTAACGATGCTCATTAG
- a CDS encoding ABC transporter permease: protein MLIRMIKNSIFKNKIQKFLAFLTCFLATLLICTMLNITLSIGNEITKDLRNYGSNILVLPKGSSLSIEIGNEIYEPLKDKNYLEEKDLHIIKEIFWRNNITAFAPFLEGKITFNQTKEALVVGTYFDKLIALSDEDDFKTGIKNLYPFLKLSGRWAKDDSLDEVMVGEDFAKNNGLKEGDFLELGNKKVQIVGILSQADKMSNKIITSLALAGVLFDKKGLYSRAEVSALTIPENDLAQKARRDSSSLNQLEFDTWYCTAYAGSIAYQIEEELKGSSAKVLNAINDAQNLIVKKIQSLMGITSLICIVVASIAISSLMSSELHRRKKEIGLLKVLGANTFQIYLLFASENLIVALISSIFGFVFGILISQLIALNIFGYFIDIAYIILPLSLIFAALIAILGCLLQILNISNLSPAQVLYGR, encoded by the coding sequence ATGCTCATTAGAATGATTAAAAATTCAATTTTTAAAAATAAAATTCAAAAATTTCTTGCTTTTTTAACCTGCTTTTTAGCGACCTTACTCATCTGCACTATGCTTAATATTACTTTAAGCATAGGCAATGAAATCACAAAAGATTTAAGAAATTATGGCTCAAATATCTTAGTTTTACCGAAGGGTTCAAGTCTAAGCATTGAAATAGGTAATGAAATTTATGAACCTTTAAAGGATAAAAATTATTTAGAGGAAAAGGATTTGCATATCATCAAAGAAATCTTTTGGCGTAATAATATCACAGCTTTTGCCCCTTTTTTGGAGGGCAAAATCACTTTTAATCAAACAAAAGAAGCCTTAGTTGTGGGGACTTATTTTGATAAATTGATTGCATTGAGTGATGAGGATGATTTTAAAACCGGCATTAAAAATCTTTATCCTTTTTTAAAATTGAGTGGAAGATGGGCTAAAGATGATAGTCTTGATGAGGTCATGGTTGGCGAGGATTTTGCTAAAAATAATGGCTTAAAAGAGGGGGATTTTTTAGAACTTGGAAATAAAAAGGTGCAAATTGTAGGAATTTTATCTCAAGCGGATAAAATGTCAAATAAAATCATCACTTCTTTGGCTCTAGCAGGAGTTTTGTTCGATAAAAAAGGGCTTTATTCAAGAGCTGAAGTTTCGGCTTTAACCATACCTGAAAATGATTTGGCTCAAAAGGCAAGACGCGATTCAAGCTCTCTTAATCAGCTTGAATTTGACACTTGGTATTGCACAGCTTATGCAGGAAGCATTGCTTATCAAATTGAAGAAGAACTTAAAGGTTCAAGTGCTAAGGTTTTAAATGCGATTAATGATGCTCAAAATTTGATTGTGAAAAAAATTCAGTCTTTAATGGGAATTACAAGTCTTATTTGCATTGTCGTTGCAAGCATTGCAATTTCAAGTTTGATGAGCTCTGAACTCCATAGACGCAAAAAAGAAATCGGGCTTTTGAAAGTTTTAGGAGCAAACACTTTTCAAATTTATTTACTTTTTGCAAGTGAAAATCTTATCGTGGCTTTAATATCTTCTATATTTGGCTTTGTTTTTGGAATTTTAATTTCTCAATTGATTGCTTTAAATATTTTTGGTTATTTCATCGATATTGCTTATATTATCTTGCCTTTAAGCCTTATTTTTGCAGCATTAATAGCGATTTTAGGTTGTTTATTGCAAATCCTTAATATCTCAAATTTATCTCCAGCACAGGTGCTTTATGGCAGATAA
- a CDS encoding ABC transporter permease — protein sequence MADKFFLKDIFKSLIYSRQRLFIIALSVFIGALISSAFLNIYFDIDIKLSHELKAYGANVLISPKNENMISNEKFAEFKEKLKARAITPYLYDFLNLGSTSAVVLGTDFRALKITKPFLELKEGSFSLNDFKDDSAFIGVNLAKTLEAKVGSQIQIYNPNTSKTTKLTIKAILISNDEFDSLLLVPLKILQDLSHINGIHYANAVLYGDFESIRAKTQALSDDYISAKPISSVSLSEAMVLDKIKALMFLIILIVLIIVTTSVNTTLSSIILSRKKEVALRLALGAKENEIFKLFASECFVVSLMSCILGAFCGILLANVFGFLIFNSGIDFRLKAVVLSVIISLIFAAFAAFFPLKKALKINVCENLKGE from the coding sequence ATGGCAGATAAGTTTTTTTTAAAGGATATTTTTAAAAGCCTTATTTACTCGCGTCAAAGGCTTTTTATTATTGCTTTATCTGTATTTATTGGAGCTTTAATCAGCAGTGCGTTTTTAAATATTTATTTTGATATTGATATAAAGCTTTCTCACGAACTCAAGGCTTATGGAGCAAATGTCCTCATCAGTCCTAAAAATGAAAATATGATTTCTAATGAAAAATTTGCAGAATTTAAAGAAAAACTAAAGGCTAGGGCTATCACTCCTTATTTGTATGATTTTTTAAATTTAGGAAGCACAAGTGCAGTGGTGCTTGGCACGGATTTTAGGGCTTTGAAAATCACTAAACCCTTTTTAGAACTCAAAGAGGGAAGTTTTTCTTTAAATGATTTTAAAGATGATTCTGCTTTTATTGGCGTTAATTTAGCTAAAACTCTTGAAGCTAAAGTGGGCTCACAAATCCAAATTTACAATCCTAACACCTCAAAAACTACTAAACTTACGATAAAAGCTATACTTATAAGCAATGATGAGTTTGATTCTTTGCTCTTAGTGCCTTTAAAAATTTTGCAAGATTTAAGTCATATCAATGGAATTCATTACGCAAATGCTGTGCTTTATGGGGATTTTGAAAGTATCCGTGCTAAAACACAAGCTTTAAGCGATGATTATATCAGTGCAAAGCCTATTTCATCGGTAAGTTTAAGCGAAGCTATGGTTCTTGATAAAATCAAAGCTTTAATGTTTTTAATCATACTCATTGTTCTTATTATCGTTACAACAAGCGTGAATACAACACTAAGCTCCATTATTTTATCAAGAAAAAAAGAAGTGGCTTTGCGTTTGGCTTTGGGTGCAAAAGAGAATGAAATTTTTAAACTTTTTGCCAGCGAATGTTTTGTAGTGAGTTTGATGTCTTGTATTTTGGGTGCATTTTGCGGAATTTTATTGGCAAATGTTTTTGGATTTTTGATTTTTAATTCTGGTATTGATTTTAGATTGAAGGCTGTGGTTTTATCTGTGATTATTTCTTTGATTTTTGCAGCTTTTGCAGCGTTTTTTCCTCTTAAAAAAGCATTAAAAATCAATGTTTGTGAAAATTTAAAGGGTGAGTGA
- a CDS encoding ABC transporter ATP-binding protein, with amino-acid sequence MKELIKIKNLNKEFGKVKALNDINLSVYEGEWLAIMGPSGSGKSTLLNILSLMDTPTSGAYILNSQNLEQMSEEEKVKIRREKIGLIFQQFHLIPHLSALENVMLSQYYHSSIDENDAKMTLEKVGLAHRFHHTPNQLSGGEQQRVCIARALINNPELLLADEPTGNLDEANEKIVLELLKKLKNEGKTIILITHNPELAKNADRCIKLHHGVLE; translated from the coding sequence ATGAAAGAACTTATAAAGATTAAAAATTTAAATAAAGAATTTGGTAAGGTTAAAGCCTTAAATGACATCAATCTAAGTGTTTATGAAGGAGAATGGCTTGCGATAATGGGACCTTCAGGGAGTGGAAAATCCACGCTTTTAAACATACTCTCTCTTATGGATACGCCTACAAGCGGTGCATATATTCTTAATTCTCAAAATTTAGAACAAATGAGCGAGGAAGAAAAGGTTAAAATCAGACGCGAAAAAATAGGCTTGATTTTTCAGCAATTTCATCTCATTCCGCATTTAAGTGCCTTAGAAAATGTGATGCTTTCGCAGTATTATCATTCGAGTATCGATGAAAATGATGCAAAAATGACGCTTGAAAAAGTGGGTTTGGCTCATCGTTTCCATCACACTCCAAATCAATTAAGCGGAGGAGAGCAGCAAAGAGTTTGCATAGCAAGGGCTTTGATTAACAATCCCGAACTTTTACTTGCAGATGAACCGACAGGAAATTTAGACGAGGCTAATGAGAAGATTGTGCTTGAACTCCTTAAAAAGCTTAAAAATGAAGGTAAAACTATTATTTTAATCACGCACAATCCCGAACTCGCTAAAAATGCCGATAGATGCATCAAACTTCACCATGGAGTGCTTGAATGA
- a CDS encoding TlpA family protein disulfide reductase, translated as MKTILFFFIFLMLNACTISEDKGKIGSQASEILAKDLEGKSVKLSDSKEELKILVFFQNGCASCLKELPMLDEFIEKHPKKIAVYAINSVDNAEVIKVLSEQFEFKNIKVLKDELAMTSQKYGIFATPTTIIIKNNEIKDRILGEKSWEHLESKFMPLL; from the coding sequence ATGAAAACAATCTTATTTTTTTTCATATTTTTAATGTTAAATGCTTGCACAATTAGTGAAGATAAGGGAAAAATAGGCTCACAAGCGAGTGAAATTTTAGCCAAAGATTTAGAAGGAAAGAGTGTCAAACTTAGTGATAGCAAAGAAGAACTTAAAATTCTGGTTTTCTTTCAAAATGGTTGTGCTTCTTGTTTGAAAGAATTGCCTATGCTTGATGAATTTATTGAGAAACACCCTAAAAAAATCGCTGTTTATGCTATAAATTCTGTGGATAATGCTGAAGTGATTAAGGTTTTAAGTGAGCAATTTGAATTTAAAAATATCAAGGTTTTAAAAGATGAACTTGCTATGACCTCTCAAAAATATGGTATTTTTGCAACTCCGACAACGATTATCATAAAAAACAATGAAATCAAAGATAGAATTCTAGGGGAAAAATCATGGGAACATTTAGAATCCAAATTTATGCCTTTGCTTTGA